TCCCACATCGGTGAATGTCCCGTCTCCGTTGTTCCGATAGAGGAAATTTCCAACCATATCGTTGGCCACATACAGATCGAGATCTCCATCGTCGTCGTAGTCTGTGACGACTACACCCAGGCTTTTCCCTTCGGTATTGGCTACACCCGCCGCATCGGCTACATCGGTGAATGTCCCATCCCCGTTGTTCCGATAGAGTCGGTCGGGCGCACCATTGAAGTTGTGCGGATGGGGATATGTCTTCAGGTCCGAGGCACCGGCGCCCTGATAATCGACGATATAGGGGATCAGATCAATTCGCGGATCGTCCAATGAGTAATCGAGGTAGTTGGCCACATAGAGGTCCAGATCCCCGTCGTTATCGTAGTCCAGAAACGAGCACCCCGATCCCCAGTGGCTGTCGCCCACGGCGGCGCGCTCCGTCACATCGGTGAATGTTCCATCCCCGTTGTTTCGATAGAGGATGTTGGAACCGTAATTGGTCACATAGAGGTCTAGATCCCCGTCGTTGTCATAGTCGCCGGTGGCGCATCCCGTTCCGTATCCCGTGTCGCCCACGGCGGCGCGCTCCGTCACATCGGTGAATGTTCCATCCCCATTGTTCCGATAAAGCCTGTTCGTCGGCGTCTCATTTCCTACAAACTCCGGAAGTGGGGCACCATTGACAGCATACAGGTCCAGGTCGCCATCGCCATCGCAGTCAAAAAAAGCGCAGCCTGCCCCCATCGTCTCTACAAAGTACTTTTGCCCACTCCCTCCGTGGACGTGGTGGAATTCGACCCCCGCCTGAACCGTGATATCCACAAATCGAACGCCCTGTGCATCGCCTGGATCCCGTTTTGGGCTACAAGTCAGGCCAAATAACGCGACGAGAATCATGAAACGGGTTGTCCACACTCGCGCTGATTGAAACCAGAACATCCTGAACGATCCTTTCTATCCACCTTGCAGGTCCCAACACATCCGTAACGCCACCTTTAGGGCGTTTTGCGTGCGATCTCTTCTGCCTCTTCCAAATTTCTTTTCGTTTCGGGATCGGTCGGGTCGATCGCAAGCGCCGCCTTCCAGGCCGCCACTGCTTCCAGCAATCGCCCTTGCGCTGCATAGATGACCCCGAGGTTGTTATGGGCTTTCAACAGATGGGGATCCAGCGCAATCGCCCGTTGATATTCGGCCATCGCCTTATCCAGCACCCCCTGCTTCTGATGTACTGCACCCAACTCAACATGTGCTGGCGCAAACTCGGCGTTCAGCGCAATCGCCCGTTGAAACGCCGTTTCGGCCTCCCGATATTTGTCCTGCTGTGCATAGACCAGGCCCAGATTGTGATGTGCATCTACTGAAACCGAGTCCAGCCCGATCGCCTTCTGAAATGCTGTTTCGGCCTCCCGATACATGCCTTGCTGTGCATAGACCAGGCCCAGATTGTGATGTGCATCTACCGAAACTGAGTCCAGCGCAATCGCCCGTTGAAACGTCCTGGCAGCCCGCTCAAACCTTTCGTAGCGCGCGTGGATCACTCCCAACTCAACGTAAACAGAGGGATCATTGGGACTTT
The window above is part of the Gemmatimonadota bacterium genome. Proteins encoded here:
- a CDS encoding CRTAC1 family protein, whose translation is MFWFQSARVWTTRFMILVALFGLTCSPKRDPGDAQGVRFVDITVQAGVEFHHVHGGSGQKYFVETMGAGCAFFDCDGDGDLDLYAVNGAPLPEFVGNETPTNRLYRNNGDGTFTDVTERAAVGDTGYGTGCATGDYDNDGDLDLYVTNYGSNILYRNNGDGTFTDVTERAAVGDSHWGSGCSFLDYDNDGDLDLYVANYLDYSLDDPRIDLIPYIVDYQGAGASDLKTYPHPHNFNGAPDRLYRNNGDGTFTDVADAAGVANTEGKSLGVVVTDYDDDGDLDLYVANDMVGNFLYRNNGDGTFTDVGLISGVGYNENGQEEGGMGVAAGDYDNDGWMDLIVTNFQHETYTLYRNNGDGTFIDVSFASGTGRVTRPYLGWGVGFFDYNNDGYSDLFAANGHVQDNIEKLDGSTSYPQRNLLFCNNGDGTFADASLKSGDGMRLVKASRGTAFGDYDNDGDVDLFVLNSNERADLLRNDGGNQNNYLTVRTVGTVSNRDGIGAKVRVVSGRLRQVKEVRSGSSYLSQNDLRVHFGLGSRSTVDTLMIRWPSGTVQVLKNIPVNQVWTVTEQTGP